In Chromobacterium rhizoryzae, one genomic interval encodes:
- a CDS encoding S53 family peptidase, translated as MFAKQYTAALVSAAFFSIAAQAANLNWQSTNTLAHPVQTLTPQAQDSGEVAAGQSVHVAVALKVRNKAQLDALTQDILQGRSKRYLSKAEFLSQFSPTEAQAQTVVKHLQASGFRNIKVAPNRLLITADGSAATVKAGFQTSLHRYDINGRQAFANVANAQVPGALADIVLAVHGLQNVHQFHTALRHPTPQAFKTTSVSGHAPTDFPSIYNANSLPPASNTTVGIIAEGDLSQTLSDLQDFASGAGYGAVATSVINSGTPSSDTSGTEEWNLDSQDILAAAGGAVQQMNFYVAPSMTNADITAAFNAAVSDGTAKVVNVSLGECETSAQSDGMTASADQIFQAAVAQGQTFSVSTGDSGSYECGGRTARQSYPAVSPYVIAVGGTTLSTSGKTAYLSESTWNGGGGGPSYTENAPAWQSSAGVLTISKTKRGVPDVSFDADPNSGALVLVNGGTSQIGGTSLAAPLFTGFWARIESANGNNIHSPAPSIYKYFKANPALYHDVTSGSNGAYSAAKGWDYTTGWGSLNIANLNAFIARTPGF; from the coding sequence ATGTTTGCCAAGCAATACACGGCCGCACTGGTGTCCGCCGCTTTCTTCAGCATCGCGGCGCAAGCAGCAAACCTCAACTGGCAATCCACCAACACCCTGGCTCACCCGGTACAGACGCTGACCCCGCAGGCGCAAGACAGCGGCGAAGTCGCCGCCGGCCAGAGCGTCCACGTCGCGGTGGCGCTGAAAGTGCGCAACAAGGCGCAGCTGGACGCGCTGACCCAGGACATCCTTCAAGGCCGCAGCAAGCGCTACCTGAGCAAGGCCGAGTTTCTGAGCCAGTTCTCCCCCACCGAGGCCCAGGCGCAAACCGTGGTCAAACACTTGCAGGCCAGCGGCTTCCGCAACATCAAAGTGGCGCCCAACCGGCTGCTGATCACCGCCGACGGCAGCGCCGCCACGGTCAAGGCCGGCTTCCAGACCTCGCTGCACCGCTACGACATCAATGGCCGCCAAGCCTTCGCCAATGTCGCCAACGCCCAGGTGCCCGGCGCGCTGGCCGACATCGTGCTGGCGGTGCACGGCCTGCAGAACGTGCATCAATTCCACACCGCGCTGCGCCATCCGACGCCGCAGGCCTTCAAGACGACCAGCGTCAGCGGCCACGCTCCCACCGACTTCCCGTCCATCTACAACGCGAACAGCCTGCCGCCGGCCAGCAACACCACCGTCGGCATCATCGCCGAAGGCGACCTGAGCCAGACGCTGAGCGATCTGCAGGACTTCGCCAGCGGCGCAGGCTACGGCGCGGTGGCCACCTCGGTGATCAATAGCGGCACGCCCAGCAGCGACACCTCCGGCACCGAGGAATGGAACCTGGACAGCCAGGACATCCTCGCCGCCGCCGGCGGCGCGGTGCAGCAGATGAACTTCTACGTGGCGCCGTCAATGACCAACGCCGACATCACCGCCGCCTTCAACGCCGCGGTCAGCGACGGCACGGCCAAGGTGGTCAACGTTTCGCTGGGCGAATGCGAGACCAGCGCCCAGAGCGACGGCATGACCGCCAGCGCCGACCAGATCTTCCAGGCGGCGGTGGCCCAGGGCCAGACCTTCTCGGTGTCCACCGGCGACTCCGGCTCCTACGAGTGCGGCGGCCGCACCGCGCGCCAGAGCTATCCGGCGGTGTCGCCCTACGTGATCGCGGTGGGCGGCACCACCCTGTCCACCAGCGGCAAGACCGCGTATCTGTCGGAAAGCACCTGGAACGGCGGCGGCGGCGGCCCCAGCTACACCGAAAACGCTCCGGCCTGGCAAAGCAGCGCCGGCGTGCTGACCATTTCCAAGACCAAGCGCGGCGTGCCCGACGTCTCCTTCGACGCCGACCCCAATAGCGGCGCGCTGGTCCTGGTCAACGGCGGCACTTCGCAGATCGGCGGCACCAGTCTGGCGGCGCCCTTGTTCACCGGCTTCTGGGCGCGGATAGAGTCGGCCAACGGCAACAACATCCACTCGCCGGCGCCGTCGATCTACAAATACTTCAAGGCCAACCCCGCGCTGTACCACGACGTCACCAGCGGCAGCAACGGCGCTTACAGCGCCGCCAAGGGCTGGGACTACACCACCGGCTGGGGCAGCCTGAACATCGCCAATCTGAACGCCTTCATCGCGCGGACCCCCGGTT